In the Deinococcus malanensis genome, one interval contains:
- a CDS encoding EAL domain-containing protein, protein MSSTPGHPADPSTMPPEWAQVDALNDQADAVLTSSMHRAQVLATEAGVLARRVGYVAGDIRAQMLTGYANYFLGNYQEARAAFEESAARAEALELTTVVARCLNGLAITSAVTGNYGQALEQHLRCLKLVQSVHDDLGRARTLNNIGNLYIDLKEYDHALRHHLDALEIAVRIGHPVLTSSASINAAIDHHELGRYEESLRLNEATLQQARQAGYRQHECLLLANISANLLQLGRLDESLTLSAQGIAASEELGERENLCELLLTRGRVLTALGQQDEAHRCVQDALELAQTLKTTKRENEAHQALSAVLEARGEYRQALWHSRQHEAIERSLHADVLEHKTQVLAAQLQLERLEHRTAEERLRNIELAHANEALQQAQERLAYQAGHDALTSLMNRAAFESMLQAAVQGTQDTMGVLFIDLDHFKQVNDTLGHPVGDALLVQVAQRLRQCVRDGDLVARQGGDEFTVLLRNVQEHEAAERAARRILDALSAPVELAGRQLIVTASIGIALFPQDGTDVTTLQKNADLAMYLAKRDRRSVRRFEPALSAAAAERLDFEQDLRAAISSDQLRLHYQPIVRAGTLLPVAVEALVRWQHPTLGLLPPGRFVPLAEESDLILHLGAWVLNEACRQIRLWRQRWPELRVSVNVAPRQITQPDFVAFVEQTLRAHGLPPSALDLEVTESAVMDDEGLQQYEALLEAGLRIAIDDFGTGYSSMSRLFRMPAQILKIDRSLITGLVEPGLGGRSTRPLVRAMVAVARESGWQIVAEGVENASQLRELRRLNCDQVQGYLLARPVAPAETELWLGESAERLQAVAMPSVL, encoded by the coding sequence ATGTCGAGCACACCCGGCCACCCGGCCGACCCTTCCACCATGCCACCCGAATGGGCCCAGGTCGATGCCCTGAACGATCAGGCGGACGCTGTGCTGACATCTTCCATGCACCGGGCGCAGGTGCTGGCGACCGAGGCTGGCGTGCTTGCGCGGCGCGTGGGATATGTGGCCGGTGACATCCGGGCTCAGATGCTGACGGGCTACGCCAATTACTTCCTGGGAAACTACCAGGAGGCGCGCGCTGCCTTTGAAGAGAGCGCAGCGCGCGCTGAGGCACTTGAGCTGACGACCGTGGTGGCCCGCTGCCTGAACGGGCTGGCCATCACCAGCGCAGTAACCGGCAACTACGGCCAGGCCCTCGAACAGCACCTGCGCTGCCTCAAACTGGTGCAGTCTGTTCACGATGACCTGGGGCGGGCCCGCACGCTGAACAATATCGGCAACCTGTATATCGACCTCAAGGAATATGACCACGCCCTCAGGCATCACCTTGACGCGCTGGAGATCGCCGTGCGTATCGGGCACCCGGTGCTGACCTCCAGTGCCTCCATCAACGCGGCCATTGATCACCACGAACTGGGGCGCTACGAGGAATCCCTGCGGCTGAACGAAGCCACCCTGCAGCAGGCCCGGCAGGCGGGCTACCGTCAGCATGAGTGCCTGCTGCTGGCCAACATTTCTGCCAACCTGCTGCAACTCGGGCGGCTGGACGAGTCCCTGACGCTGAGTGCCCAGGGCATTGCGGCGTCCGAGGAACTCGGCGAACGGGAAAACCTGTGCGAGCTGCTGCTCACGCGCGGGCGGGTTCTGACGGCGCTGGGCCAGCAGGACGAGGCACACAGGTGCGTTCAGGACGCCCTGGAATTGGCCCAGACCCTTAAAACCACCAAACGCGAGAATGAGGCCCATCAGGCCCTGTCTGCCGTTCTGGAGGCCCGGGGCGAGTACCGGCAGGCGCTATGGCACTCCCGTCAGCACGAGGCTATCGAGCGCTCGCTGCATGCTGACGTGCTGGAGCACAAGACGCAGGTTCTGGCCGCACAGTTGCAGCTCGAACGCCTGGAGCACCGCACCGCCGAGGAGCGTCTGCGCAACATCGAACTGGCCCATGCCAATGAGGCCCTTCAGCAGGCCCAGGAGCGTCTGGCTTACCAGGCTGGTCACGACGCACTGACCAGCCTGATGAACCGCGCGGCTTTCGAGTCCATGCTGCAGGCCGCCGTGCAGGGAACGCAGGACACCATGGGCGTGCTGTTTATCGACCTGGACCATTTCAAGCAGGTCAACGACACGCTGGGGCACCCGGTCGGTGACGCCCTGCTGGTGCAGGTGGCCCAGCGCCTGCGCCAGTGCGTGCGCGACGGTGACCTGGTGGCCCGGCAGGGCGGGGACGAATTCACGGTGCTGCTGCGCAACGTTCAGGAGCATGAGGCCGCCGAGCGTGCGGCCCGGCGCATCCTCGACGCCCTGAGTGCCCCGGTGGAACTGGCCGGACGACAGCTGATCGTGACCGCCTCAATTGGCATCGCGCTGTTTCCGCAGGACGGTACCGATGTCACCACCCTTCAGAAAAACGCCGATCTGGCCATGTATCTGGCCAAGCGGGACCGGCGCAGCGTGCGCCGCTTCGAACCGGCCCTGAGTGCCGCCGCCGCCGAGCGGCTGGATTTTGAGCAGGACCTGCGGGCGGCCATCAGCAGTGATCAGCTGCGGCTGCATTACCAGCCGATTGTCAGGGCCGGGACGCTCTTGCCCGTGGCGGTCGAGGCCCTGGTCCGCTGGCAGCACCCCACGCTGGGTCTGCTGCCGCCCGGCCGCTTCGTGCCGCTGGCCGAGGAAAGTGACCTGATCCTGCACCTGGGTGCGTGGGTGCTGAACGAGGCGTGCCGGCAGATCAGGCTGTGGCGCCAGCGCTGGCCGGAGCTGCGGGTCAGTGTGAACGTGGCACCGCGCCAGATCACCCAGCCGGACTTCGTGGCGTTTGTCGAGCAGACGCTGCGCGCCCACGGCCTTCCCCCAAGTGCCCTGGACCTGGAAGTGACCGAAAGCGCGGTCATGGACGATGAGGGCCTGCAGCAGTACGAGGCGCTGCTGGAAGCCGGGCTGCGGATCGCCATCGACGACTTTGGTACCGGCTATTCCAGCATGAGCCGGCTGTTCCGGATGCCTGCACAGATCCTGAAAATCGACCGCTCACTTATTACCGGTCTGGTGGAGCCGGGGCTGGGCGGGCGCTCGACCCGGCCGCTGGTCCGCGCCATGGTTGCTGTCGCCCGGGAGTCCGGGTGGCAGATCGTGGCTGAGGGCGTCGAGAATGCCAGTCAGCTCCGCGAACTGCGGAGGCTGAACTGTGATCAGGTACAGGGATACCTGCTGGCCCGTCCGGTGGCGCCGGCCGAAACGGAACTGTGGCTCGGCGAGTCCGCCGAGAGGCTTCAGGCTGTGGCCATGCCGTCCGTGCTCTGA
- a CDS encoding 2-isopropylmalate synthase — translation MTQPEPSRIRIFDTTLRDGEQSPGVALDHSQKLEIAHQLARLGVDVIEAGFPIASPGDLEGVSRIAREVRGPIITGLARANRADIEAAARAVELAEKPRIHTFIATSPIHMAKKLNLEPDAVIERAIEAVQLARSFVDDVEFSAEDATRSDWAFLARIFRAAVDAGATTINVPDTVGYTTPREMRELFAFLKGELPAHVILSAHCHDDLGLAVANSIAAVEGGARQIECTINGIGERAGNASLEELVMAFHTRRDAYPFESGVRTRELYRASRMVSRLSGMPVQPNKAIVGDNAFAHESGIHQDGVIKARETYEIMNAELVGREAAVLVMGKHSGRAAFRKALTDLGYEVDEDRVKSLFARFKDLADRKGQIHADDLRALVESRSDVPQTFVLEGFQITSGMNMTPVAFVRLATPDGPVDATAHGDGPVEAAFQAISKITGLNPTLESYRIQAVTSGGDALGEVAIGARYGETSLHSTGVATDIVEASARAWIRVMNQIVAGMGKARTVTATSI, via the coding sequence ATGACCCAGCCTGAACCCTCCCGCATCCGCATTTTCGACACGACCCTGCGTGACGGTGAGCAGTCGCCCGGTGTGGCCCTGGACCACAGCCAGAAGCTGGAAATCGCGCATCAGCTCGCGCGCCTGGGTGTGGACGTGATCGAGGCCGGCTTTCCTATCGCCAGCCCAGGCGACCTGGAAGGGGTGTCACGGATTGCGCGGGAGGTGCGCGGGCCGATCATTACCGGTCTGGCGCGTGCCAACCGGGCTGATATCGAAGCGGCGGCGCGGGCGGTCGAACTGGCCGAGAAACCCCGGATTCATACCTTCATTGCCACCAGCCCAATCCACATGGCCAAGAAACTGAATCTGGAACCGGACGCAGTGATAGAGCGGGCGATCGAGGCGGTCCAGCTGGCGCGCTCCTTCGTGGATGACGTCGAATTCAGCGCCGAGGACGCCACCCGCAGCGACTGGGCTTTCCTGGCCCGTATCTTCAGGGCCGCCGTGGACGCTGGCGCCACCACCATCAATGTGCCCGACACGGTGGGCTACACCACCCCCCGCGAAATGCGTGAGCTGTTCGCGTTCCTGAAAGGTGAGCTGCCCGCCCATGTGATCCTGTCGGCCCACTGTCACGACGACCTGGGTCTGGCCGTGGCCAACTCCATCGCGGCGGTCGAGGGCGGCGCCCGGCAGATCGAATGCACCATCAACGGCATCGGGGAGCGGGCGGGCAACGCCAGCCTGGAAGAGCTGGTCATGGCGTTCCACACCCGGCGTGACGCCTACCCGTTTGAGAGCGGCGTGCGCACCCGCGAGCTGTACCGCGCCAGCCGGATGGTCAGCCGCCTGAGCGGCATGCCGGTGCAGCCCAACAAGGCCATCGTGGGAGACAACGCCTTTGCCCACGAGTCCGGCATCCACCAGGACGGCGTAATCAAGGCGCGCGAGACCTACGAGATCATGAACGCCGAACTGGTCGGGCGCGAGGCAGCCGTGCTGGTCATGGGCAAGCACTCTGGCCGCGCCGCCTTCCGCAAGGCCCTGACCGACCTGGGTTACGAGGTGGACGAGGACCGCGTCAAGTCGCTGTTTGCGCGCTTCAAGGACCTGGCCGACCGCAAGGGCCAGATCCACGCCGACGACCTGCGGGCACTGGTGGAAAGCCGCAGCGACGTGCCGCAGACCTTCGTGCTGGAGGGCTTCCAGATCACGTCCGGCATGAACATGACGCCCGTCGCCTTCGTGCGCCTGGCGACCCCCGACGGTCCGGTGGACGCGACCGCCCACGGCGACGGTCCGGTGGAAGCCGCCTTCCAGGCCATCAGCAAGATCACCGGCCTGAACCCCACGCTGGAAAGCTACCGGATTCAGGCGGTGACCTCGGGCGGCGACGCCCTGGGCGAGGTCGCCATCGGAGCGCGGTACGGCGAGACCAGCCTGCACTCCACCGGCGTGGCCACCGACATCGTGGAAGCCAGTGCCCGCGCCTGGATTCGCGTGATGAACCAGATCGTGGCCGGCATGGGCAAGGCGCGCACGGTGACAGCCACCAGCATCTGA
- a CDS encoding antibiotic biosynthesis monooxygenase family protein, whose amino-acid sequence MILEIALLTIRPGEAAAFETAFREAQRIIQSMPGYIRHELQRCLEDDRRYALLVWWETLEAHTEGFRGSPEYQQWRALLHHFYDPFPTVKHFVPVAGVPA is encoded by the coding sequence ATGATTCTTGAAATTGCCCTGCTGACCATTCGTCCCGGTGAGGCCGCCGCCTTTGAGACCGCGTTCCGGGAAGCGCAGCGGATTATTCAGAGCATGCCCGGCTACATCCGACACGAGCTCCAGCGGTGCCTGGAAGATGACCGCCGCTACGCCCTGCTGGTGTGGTGGGAAACCCTGGAGGCCCACACAGAAGGATTTCGCGGCAGCCCCGAATATCAGCAGTGGCGCGCGCTGCTGCATCACTTCTATGACCCGTTCCCCACGGTCAAGCACTTTGTTCCGGTCGCCGGTGTGCCTGCCTGA
- the ilvN gene encoding acetolactate synthase small subunit has protein sequence MSEYSQPQDHLISILVRDEPRVLTRITALFGRRGYNIRSLSVGNTEHPGVSRMTIVVSGDRGVVEQAIKQLEKLHDVVRIIDHGLEKYVDREMVLVKVSLTPESRVEVRQIAEDFRSRIVDVGRHALTFEVTGDEGKITAFIEQMRPFGILETMRTGRVALTRGSNADIPGQVYSGDSAALTPAVEPREEKARGVPNLF, from the coding sequence ATGAGCGAGTATTCCCAGCCGCAGGACCACCTGATCTCTATTCTGGTACGCGACGAGCCGCGCGTCCTGACACGGATCACCGCGCTGTTCGGGCGGCGTGGCTACAACATCCGCAGCCTCAGCGTGGGCAACACCGAGCACCCGGGGGTGAGCCGCATGACCATCGTGGTCAGCGGGGACCGCGGGGTGGTGGAGCAGGCCATCAAGCAGCTGGAGAAGCTGCACGACGTGGTGCGCATCATCGACCACGGCCTGGAAAAGTACGTGGACCGCGAGATGGTCCTGGTCAAGGTCAGCCTCACGCCCGAAAGCCGGGTAGAGGTCCGCCAGATCGCCGAGGACTTCCGTAGCCGCATCGTGGATGTGGGCCGCCACGCCCTGACCTTTGAGGTCACCGGAGACGAAGGCAAGATCACGGCCTTTATCGAGCAGATGCGCCCCTTCGGCATTCTGGAGACCATGCGCACCGGCCGGGTGGCGCTGACGCGTGGCAGTAACGCCGACATTCCGGGCCAGGTGTACTCCGGGGATTCGGCTGCGCTGACTCCGGCCGTTGAACCGCGTGAAGAAAAGGCCAGAGGCGTGCCCAACCTGTTTTAA
- a CDS encoding VanW family protein: MKVWVAGVAAVALLGGALALGAASQPTGKLAPGLRVAGVEVGGLTREQAIAALGARSVTPPEVTVSAGSNTWTVGADLLGWRADTETSVAAAEKATAERGMVERVQDLLGQSSMQDLPLVAQVDPAKATATLRLLTADMDRQPRDASIVFDKTSLKYVVRPERTGAQVEVTSAVKTYVASPTLSALKVPVRALKAKVTAADLQPHVVQGNALMRPFTARLDGTERSGALTALQVANLYWVRENGIVPDDKALKAAFGVLTNHVDQPARNARFALRGKEFVKVKEQAGVVTDRPVSYAAFRKAVLDSAHKDVIFASKVSKPTLTLAALPDPKKLELITVGRSTYYGSSPARRVNVANAAAKIHGSVVAKGETFSFLGALGSITPENGFVGGLIISGGRTVDGLGGGVCQVSTTVFRALYQAGLPVVERNQHSYRVGYYEPQIGFEAAVYDPGVDLKMKNDTGGPLLIKTINHPGKSVLEVEVWGIKQTRRVIVSPATILARVPHPPAQYVFNPRMRAGAVRQVDWAQDGFNLYITRTIKDEGTARTDRVTTNYRPWRAVYETGPRG; this comes from the coding sequence ATGAAGGTCTGGGTGGCAGGGGTAGCGGCTGTGGCATTGCTGGGAGGCGCGCTGGCATTGGGTGCGGCTTCGCAGCCCACTGGAAAACTCGCGCCGGGTCTGCGTGTGGCCGGGGTAGAGGTCGGCGGGCTGACACGCGAGCAGGCCATCGCGGCGCTGGGAGCCCGCAGCGTCACCCCGCCCGAGGTCACCGTCAGTGCCGGCAGCAACACCTGGACCGTGGGCGCCGACCTGCTGGGCTGGCGGGCCGATACCGAAACCAGTGTCGCGGCAGCTGAGAAAGCCACTGCCGAGCGCGGGATGGTGGAACGCGTTCAGGACCTGCTGGGCCAGAGCAGCATGCAGGACCTGCCGCTGGTGGCCCAGGTGGACCCGGCGAAGGCCACGGCGACCCTCAGGCTCCTGACGGCTGATATGGATAGGCAGCCGCGCGACGCCAGCATCGTGTTCGACAAGACCAGCCTGAAGTACGTGGTCAGGCCCGAGCGCACTGGGGCGCAGGTGGAAGTGACCAGCGCCGTGAAAACCTACGTGGCCTCGCCAACCCTCAGTGCGCTGAAAGTTCCCGTTCGCGCGTTGAAGGCCAAAGTCACCGCCGCGGACCTGCAGCCCCACGTGGTCCAGGGCAATGCCCTGATGCGACCGTTCACAGCCAGACTGGACGGCACCGAGCGCAGCGGTGCACTGACAGCGTTGCAGGTGGCCAACCTGTACTGGGTGCGGGAAAACGGGATCGTCCCTGACGACAAGGCCCTCAAGGCCGCTTTCGGTGTCCTGACGAACCACGTGGACCAGCCGGCACGCAACGCCCGCTTTGCCCTCAGGGGCAAGGAATTTGTAAAGGTCAAGGAGCAGGCGGGCGTGGTGACCGACCGGCCCGTCTCCTACGCCGCGTTCCGCAAGGCCGTGCTGGACTCGGCGCACAAGGACGTAATATTTGCCAGCAAGGTCAGCAAGCCGACCCTGACCCTGGCTGCCCTGCCCGATCCCAAGAAGCTGGAGCTGATCACGGTGGGCCGCAGCACCTACTACGGCAGCAGCCCCGCGCGCCGGGTCAACGTGGCCAACGCCGCAGCCAAGATCCACGGTTCTGTCGTGGCTAAAGGGGAGACCTTCAGCTTCCTGGGCGCCCTGGGCAGCATCACCCCGGAAAACGGCTTTGTGGGAGGGCTGATTATCAGTGGGGGCCGCACCGTGGATGGTCTGGGCGGTGGGGTGTGTCAGGTCAGCACCACGGTCTTCCGGGCTCTGTACCAGGCGGGCCTGCCCGTGGTCGAGCGCAACCAGCACTCCTACCGCGTGGGGTACTACGAACCGCAGATCGGTTTTGAGGCAGCCGTGTATGACCCTGGGGTCGACCTCAAGATGAAAAACGACACTGGCGGGCCGTTGCTGATCAAGACCATCAACCACCCCGGCAAGAGCGTGCTCGAGGTGGAGGTCTGGGGCATCAAGCAGACGCGCAGGGTCATCGTCAGCCCCGCGACCATCCTGGCGCGAGTGCCGCATCCGCCGGCGCAGTACGTGTTCAATCCGCGTATGCGTGCCGGGGCCGTGCGACAGGTGGACTGGGCCCAGGACGGTTTCAACCTGTACATTACCCGGACCATCAAGGATGAGGGCACTGCACGTACCGACCGGGTGACCACCAACTACCGACCCTGGCGCGCAGTGTACGAGACCGGCCCGCGCGGCTGA
- a CDS encoding sensor histidine kinase, producing the protein MTAAPELTWAASLDELTIMARQWAGQVEAALIGGQDGSALRAVQRVHAADRSIAVLLVGDDASRDALMRQLMFTPQIGSDVQWVALSPDADLSQAAQQAAQRTRTRRQLGRLVARTNAQLAPPALPAPAPFLEHLLDQAPLGVVTLNGSGQVESWNPAASRLLPGLHPGLALRELLPGLPSSGGQAVRLEHGLGSGARRVLRAHVSAMSRPGQTVGQLVLLEDITPYVHAEEAREAAQEELRALNATLEARVAQRTLALEQQALALQRSNAELERFAYIASHDLQEPLRTITSFTELFMARSGDQLDARARHYLHFVQDGSARMKALIDDLLAFSRLNAERPPPRLVDTGEPVQEALARLADRIAVSGARVEVGPLPAITGDAPQLAQLFQNLISNALKFQRPGVPPEVRVTAISEGEWWRFRIHDNGIGIEPQYSDRIFVMFQRLHGREVYEGTGLGLAICRKIVEAHGGSIGVESIPGKGSTFWFTLPAVGSAEAVAVSG; encoded by the coding sequence ATGACCGCAGCTCCGGAGCTGACCTGGGCGGCCAGCCTGGATGAACTGACCATCATGGCGCGGCAGTGGGCTGGACAGGTGGAAGCTGCCCTGATCGGCGGGCAGGATGGCAGCGCCCTGCGCGCGGTGCAGCGGGTACATGCCGCGGACCGGTCCATAGCCGTGCTGCTGGTCGGTGATGACGCCAGTCGGGACGCGCTGATGCGGCAGCTGATGTTCACGCCGCAGATTGGTTCAGATGTGCAGTGGGTTGCCCTGTCGCCGGACGCGGACCTGAGCCAGGCCGCGCAGCAGGCGGCCCAGCGCACCCGGACCCGGCGGCAGCTTGGGCGGCTGGTGGCGCGCACCAATGCCCAGCTGGCCCCTCCTGCGTTGCCGGCACCCGCACCCTTCCTGGAGCACCTGCTGGATCAGGCGCCGTTGGGTGTCGTGACCCTGAACGGATCAGGGCAGGTGGAAAGCTGGAACCCGGCGGCAAGCCGTCTCCTGCCGGGGCTGCACCCAGGGCTGGCACTGAGGGAACTGCTGCCGGGCCTGCCATCTTCCGGTGGGCAGGCGGTCCGGCTGGAGCATGGCCTCGGTAGCGGAGCGCGCCGGGTCCTGCGTGCGCACGTCAGCGCCATGAGCCGCCCTGGACAGACGGTGGGACAGCTGGTGCTGCTTGAGGACATCACCCCCTACGTCCACGCTGAGGAAGCCCGGGAGGCAGCTCAGGAAGAATTGCGAGCCCTGAACGCCACACTCGAGGCCCGCGTCGCGCAGCGGACCCTGGCTCTGGAACAACAGGCCCTGGCCCTGCAGCGTTCTAACGCGGAACTTGAGCGTTTTGCCTACATCGCCAGCCATGACCTGCAGGAGCCGCTGCGCACCATCACCAGCTTTACGGAGCTGTTTATGGCCCGGTCGGGTGACCAGCTTGACGCCCGTGCGAGACACTACCTCCACTTTGTTCAGGACGGCAGCGCCCGCATGAAAGCCCTGATTGATGATCTGCTGGCCTTTTCACGCCTGAATGCCGAGCGGCCACCCCCGCGTCTGGTGGATACCGGCGAACCTGTGCAGGAGGCCCTGGCCCGGCTGGCAGACCGCATTGCAGTCTCCGGTGCGCGGGTGGAGGTGGGGCCGCTGCCAGCCATTACTGGTGACGCCCCGCAACTGGCCCAGCTGTTCCAGAATCTGATCAGCAACGCACTGAAGTTCCAGCGGCCGGGAGTGCCCCCGGAAGTACGGGTCACTGCCATATCCGAGGGCGAGTGGTGGCGCTTCCGTATCCACGACAACGGCATTGGCATCGAGCCGCAGTACTCCGACCGGATCTTCGTGATGTTCCAGCGGCTGCATGGCCGGGAAGTATACGAGGGTACCGGTCTGGGGCTGGCGATCTGCCGCAAGATCGTCGAGGCGCATGGAGGCAGCATCGGCGTCGAGAGTATTCCTGGTAAGGGCAGTACCTTCTGGTTTACGTTACCGGCGGTGGGGTCTGCTGAAGCGGTAGCGGTTTCAGGCTGA
- the ilvC gene encoding ketol-acid reductoisomerase has translation MAAKMFYDRDVSLSPIENKLIAIIGYGSQAHAHAQNLRDTGLNVVVGLREGSASRAKAEQAGLRVASIEDATREADVVMLLIPDENQPRVYEENIAPHLTEGKALAFGHGFNVHFGRIKPPTGVDVFLVAPKGPGHMLRRVYADGAGMPGIFAVAQDASGQARDIALAYARGIGCTRAGVLETTFKEETETDLFGEQSVLCGGVTNLIQAGFETLVEAGYQPEIAYFETLHEVKLIVDLIYEKGFEGMRHSISNTAEFGDYVTGPRMVTEQTKAEMKNVLSDIQTGKFAERFIQDAENGFPFMNEQRGKMRDHQLETVGKELRDMMPFISKKELEV, from the coding sequence ATGGCCGCAAAAATGTTCTATGACCGCGACGTTTCCCTCTCCCCCATCGAGAACAAACTGATTGCCATTATCGGGTACGGGTCCCAGGCACACGCCCACGCCCAGAACCTGCGCGACACCGGCCTGAACGTTGTGGTGGGGCTGCGAGAAGGCAGCGCCAGCCGTGCCAAGGCCGAGCAGGCCGGGCTGCGGGTGGCCAGCATCGAGGACGCCACCCGCGAGGCCGACGTGGTTATGCTGCTGATTCCCGACGAGAACCAGCCCAGGGTGTATGAAGAAAACATCGCCCCGCACCTGACCGAGGGCAAGGCGCTGGCCTTCGGTCACGGTTTCAACGTCCATTTCGGGCGTATCAAGCCGCCCACGGGCGTGGATGTGTTTCTGGTGGCGCCCAAGGGCCCCGGGCACATGCTGCGCCGCGTGTACGCCGACGGCGCCGGCATGCCTGGCATCTTCGCCGTGGCGCAGGACGCGAGCGGGCAGGCACGAGACATCGCGCTGGCCTACGCGCGTGGTATCGGCTGCACCCGCGCGGGCGTGCTGGAAACCACCTTCAAGGAAGAGACCGAAACCGACCTGTTCGGCGAGCAGAGCGTGCTGTGCGGCGGGGTGACCAACCTGATCCAGGCCGGCTTCGAGACCCTGGTGGAGGCCGGGTACCAGCCGGAAATCGCCTACTTCGAGACGCTGCACGAGGTCAAGCTGATCGTGGACCTGATCTACGAAAAGGGCTTTGAAGGCATGCGCCACAGCATTTCCAACACCGCCGAGTTCGGTGACTACGTGACCGGGCCGCGCATGGTCACCGAGCAGACCAAGGCCGAGATGAAAAACGTGCTGTCGGACATTCAGACCGGCAAATTCGCCGAGCGCTTTATTCAGGACGCGGAGAACGGTTTCCCGTTCATGAACGAGCAGCGCGGCAAGATGCGTGACCATCAGCTGGAAACGGTCGGCAAGGAACTGCGCGACATGATGCCGTTTATTTCCAAGAAGGAACTGGAAGTCTGA
- a CDS encoding acyl-CoA dehydrogenase family protein, producing the protein MTRELAAGVVRDHAAQVDQEAVWPEHGLRALQSAGLGGLVVPVEHGGLGHGLHTLTRLCEILGRECASTAITFGMHHVGAAVIAAKVTPWQRTQYLEPIVAGRHLTTLALSEPGTGAHFYYPQLQLDPAPDGSFRATGTKVFVTNGAHADSYVVSARSDSADLGDFSCFVLPEGTEGMTWGEPWSGLGMRGNSARTLHLEGVNVPQTQLLGAVGDQIWYVFNVVAPYFLMAMTGTYLGVADAALNAAITHLRQRSYTHSGRTAAQESVLQHRVGALWETLERTRQLAYAAGRAGDAGDSSALPALLSSKSAVADTAVQVVNDAMGLMGGISYRDGNDMERHLRDVRAAPVMSPTTDLLRIWTGRVLLGQPLLGE; encoded by the coding sequence CTGACCCGCGAGCTTGCCGCCGGAGTGGTCCGGGACCACGCGGCGCAGGTTGATCAGGAAGCAGTCTGGCCGGAGCACGGTCTGCGGGCCCTGCAGTCTGCGGGTCTGGGTGGCCTGGTCGTTCCGGTTGAACACGGGGGGCTGGGCCATGGCCTGCATACCCTGACGCGGCTATGCGAGATCCTGGGCCGCGAGTGCGCCTCGACGGCCATCACCTTCGGCATGCATCATGTCGGAGCGGCGGTCATCGCGGCCAAGGTCACACCGTGGCAGCGCACCCAGTACCTGGAGCCCATCGTGGCAGGCCGTCACCTGACGACGCTGGCGCTCAGTGAGCCCGGCACCGGCGCGCATTTCTATTACCCTCAGCTTCAGCTGGACCCGGCCCCGGACGGGTCGTTCCGCGCCACCGGCACCAAGGTGTTTGTGACCAACGGCGCCCATGCCGACTCGTACGTGGTGTCGGCACGTTCGGACAGCGCGGACCTGGGAGACTTCTCCTGCTTCGTGCTGCCTGAGGGCACGGAGGGCATGACCTGGGGTGAACCCTGGTCTGGACTGGGTATGCGCGGCAACTCGGCCCGGACGCTGCACCTGGAGGGGGTCAATGTTCCTCAGACGCAGCTGCTGGGCGCTGTCGGTGACCAGATCTGGTACGTCTTCAATGTCGTTGCGCCGTACTTCCTGATGGCCATGACCGGTACCTATCTGGGTGTGGCCGACGCGGCCCTGAACGCGGCCATCACTCACCTGCGCCAGCGCTCGTACACCCACAGTGGTCGTACGGCCGCCCAGGAAAGCGTGCTGCAACACCGTGTCGGTGCCCTGTGGGAGACGCTGGAACGCACCCGTCAGCTGGCTTACGCGGCGGGCCGGGCCGGGGACGCGGGCGACAGCAGCGCCCTGCCTGCCCTGCTGTCGAGTAAGTCGGCAGTTGCCGATACGGCTGTTCAGGTCGTGAACGACGCGATGGGCCTGATGGGTGGCATCAGCTACCGTGACGGCAACGACATGGAGCGGCATCTGCGGGATGTGCGGGCCGCGCCGGTGATGTCGCCGACCACCGATCTGCTGCGTATCTGGACCGGCCGAGTTCTGCTGGGACAGCCGCTGCTTGGAGAGTAG